One window from the genome of Micromonospora aurantiaca ATCC 27029 encodes:
- a CDS encoding conjugal transfer protein TrbL family protein, giving the protein MGWVLDQALDWLTTAILACLNAIFDLITGILLTTPKVTGLPQVQALTGRSVWIVDTVFVLAFVAAGVLVMVAGGGEQSRYTVKDLLPRLVVGFTAAHFSQLACDQLIDLANALTAAISEGGYDGDGAFTAIRSHLAAAQERTVPLLFLVLILIITVLVVTAAFQLIGRFVALLVMTSIAPLALACHALPQTDGLARLWWRSYGGCLAIPVAQAFFLTAGQQTLLDPATMLPVFGLPVDPGGTLNLLVVVVLLWTTVKIPGLMARWAGQTGRGTSTMLGAVVRVVVVQQIARTIPGLNTLRRTIR; this is encoded by the coding sequence ATGGGATGGGTCCTCGACCAGGCTCTTGACTGGCTCACCACGGCGATCCTGGCCTGCCTCAACGCGATCTTCGACCTCATCACCGGCATTCTGCTCACCACACCGAAGGTCACCGGGCTGCCGCAGGTGCAGGCGCTCACCGGCCGGTCGGTATGGATCGTGGACACCGTCTTCGTGTTGGCGTTCGTCGCCGCCGGCGTGCTCGTCATGGTCGCCGGCGGCGGCGAACAGTCCCGCTACACGGTCAAGGACCTCCTGCCGAGGCTGGTCGTCGGGTTCACCGCCGCGCACTTCTCCCAGTTGGCCTGCGACCAGCTCATCGATCTCGCCAACGCCCTGACCGCGGCGATCAGCGAGGGCGGCTACGACGGCGACGGCGCGTTCACCGCGATCCGCAGCCACCTCGCGGCGGCGCAGGAGCGCACCGTCCCGCTGCTGTTCCTGGTCCTGATCCTCATCATCACCGTCCTGGTCGTGACGGCCGCGTTCCAGCTGATCGGCCGGTTCGTGGCGCTGCTGGTGATGACGAGCATCGCGCCGCTGGCGCTGGCCTGCCACGCGCTGCCGCAGACCGACGGCCTCGCCCGGCTGTGGTGGCGCTCCTACGGCGGATGCCTGGCGATCCCCGTGGCGCAGGCGTTCTTCCTCACCGCGGGGCAGCAGACACTGCTCGACCCGGCGACCATGCTGCCGGTGTTCGGCCTGCCCGTCGACCCGGGCGGCACGCTGAACCTCCTGGTCGTGGTGGTGCTGCTCTGGACCACCGTCAAGATCCCCGGGCTGATGGCCCGCTGGGCGGGCCAGACCGGACGCGGCACGAGCACCATGCTCGGCGCGGTCGTC
- a CDS encoding pilin, translating to MSRTPHRTLRIPRAVRLALRVAVPLAGAGLSLAVPASAYADPGGAVYLAANSLPVVIANLQNWVMGILAAIATLFLVLAGVYWATAGGDPSQVEKAKLALRNALIGYGLAVLAPILLQVIQGIVGG from the coding sequence ATGTCCCGCACTCCACACCGCACTCTCCGAATCCCGCGAGCCGTTCGTCTCGCACTGCGTGTGGCCGTACCGCTGGCCGGCGCTGGCCTGTCGCTCGCTGTCCCGGCCTCCGCGTACGCCGATCCGGGCGGCGCCGTCTACCTGGCGGCGAACTCGCTGCCGGTGGTGATCGCCAACCTGCAGAACTGGGTCATGGGCATCCTGGCCGCCATCGCCACCCTCTTCCTCGTCCTGGCCGGCGTGTACTGGGCCACCGCCGGTGGTGACCCGTCGCAGGTCGAGAAAGCCAAACTCGCCCTGCGCAACGCGCTGATCGGCTACGGCCTGGCCGTCCTCGCGCCGATCCTGCTGCAGGTCATCCAGGGCATCGTCGGGGGCTGA
- a CDS encoding transposase: MARQSKYPEEFRRQAAALVLDSGRPIRDVGRELGVNHETLRNWVDRLRQERDGGRPSDLAADERAELIRLRRQVAQLELEKEILKKAAVFFARETER; the protein is encoded by the coding sequence GTGGCTCGACAGAGCAAGTACCCCGAGGAGTTCCGGCGCCAGGCCGCGGCATTGGTGCTCGACTCCGGTCGCCCGATCCGTGACGTCGGTCGGGAGTTGGGCGTCAACCACGAGACGCTGCGCAACTGGGTCGACCGGCTGCGGCAGGAGCGCGACGGCGGCCGGCCCAGCGACCTGGCCGCTGACGAGCGGGCCGAGCTGATCCGGTTGCGGCGCCAGGTCGCCCAGCTGGAACTGGAGAAGGAGATCCTGAAAAAAGCCGCGGTCTTCTTCGCACGCGAGACGGAGCGGTGA
- a CDS encoding IS3 family transposase, with the protein MYRFIDAEKTTYPVRLLCRLLGVGHSAFYQWLRAGRQRATDRERHDHARVELTRQAWSEHRGVYGARRLTAELHERGHRWNRKAVARLMRLAGIEGAHRRRRGKPRRKAASTATAPDLVQRQFSTTAPNRLWVADISYLRTWEGFLYLAVVVDAYSRRVVGWAMADHLRTELILDAVGMAIQHRRPAREQLVHHSDRGTQYTSFEFGRTLRSCGVLASMGSVADCYDNAMAESFFATLKTELVYTRAWPSRHELEMEVFSYIEGFYNPRRRHSRLGNVSPDTYEKLHQESLTDIEVSGR; encoded by the coding sequence GTGTACCGGTTCATCGACGCGGAGAAGACCACCTACCCGGTCCGTCTGCTCTGCCGGCTCCTCGGCGTCGGCCACAGCGCCTTCTACCAGTGGTTACGCGCCGGCCGGCAACGCGCCACCGACAGAGAACGCCACGACCACGCCCGGGTCGAGCTGACCCGGCAGGCCTGGTCGGAGCACCGCGGCGTCTACGGCGCCCGCCGGCTGACCGCAGAGCTGCACGAGCGCGGCCACCGCTGGAACCGCAAAGCGGTAGCGAGGCTGATGCGCCTGGCCGGCATCGAGGGCGCCCACCGGCGCCGACGCGGCAAGCCCCGCCGCAAAGCCGCCTCGACCGCGACCGCCCCGGACCTGGTCCAGCGGCAGTTCAGCACGACCGCACCGAACCGGCTCTGGGTCGCCGACATCTCTTACCTACGCACCTGGGAAGGCTTCCTCTACCTCGCGGTCGTGGTCGACGCCTACTCCCGCCGCGTCGTCGGGTGGGCAATGGCCGATCACCTGCGCACCGAGCTGATCCTCGACGCCGTCGGCATGGCCATCCAGCACCGCCGACCCGCCCGCGAGCAGCTGGTTCACCACTCCGACCGCGGAACCCAGTACACCTCGTTCGAGTTCGGCCGCACCCTGCGCTCCTGCGGCGTCCTGGCCTCAATGGGTTCGGTCGCCGACTGCTACGACAACGCCATGGCCGAGTCGTTCTTCGCCACCCTCAAGACCGAGTTGGTCTACACCCGGGCCTGGCCATCGCGGCATGAACTGGAGATGGAGGTGTTCTCCTACATCGAGGGCTTCTACAACCCTCGCCGTCGGCACAGCCGTCTGGGTAACGTCAGCCCCGACACCTACGAGAAGCTCCACCAAGAGTCCCTGACAGACATCGAGGTGTCCGGCCGATAG